In Desmospora profundinema, the sequence GAAGGTTTGTTAAACCGAGTTTGTCAGCCAGCACGTCATTCACTCCGCCCGGAGCGGAATCCAGATTAGTGTGAGCCACGTATACCTGAATATCATGCTTTAACAATTTGGCGAACAGACGGCCCGCCGGCCGGTCCTGCCGCAAATCGCTCAATGGACGAAACAGGACCGCATGGTGGGCGATGATCCAATTGGTTCCCAGCCGGATGGCTTCGTCAACGACAGCTTCGGTCACGTCCAGTGCCAACAATATCCCTTTTACTTCCGCGTCCGGATTTCCCACTTGCAGTCCGATCCGATCCTTCTCCACTGCCAAGGCGGAAGGAGACAACTGCTCCATCCGCGCCATCAATTCCCGTCCTGTTGCAGCCATTGACGCCATCGCCTCCATTCTTCCCGCTTTTGTTTCATCGACTCCAGCCGACTACGCGCTTCCGGCGCACGGGCTGATTCCAGTTGCGACAAAATCCGGTTCAATCCCTCCAGCTCCGCTTCCAGCTTGTCCAGCAACAGAGGATGCCGTTCCATCCACAAAAGCGGCCCCACTTCAAAAGCCGCATCCAACGGCAGCGGCGTTTTTCGATAGGGTTCATGGGGATCTCCCGGGACTGCAGTTACCACTTCATACAGGATACCGGCTTCACGTACCAGGTTTTCTCCATCCAGCTTCCATCCGTGACGATGAAGCCAACGACGCACGTGAACGACACCACTGTTTGGTTGTAACACCAGCCGTTCCACCCGCTCCAATTTTTGAAGCCCCCGATCCAGGATGGACGCGATCAAGGGTCCACCCATCCCGGCGATCACAATGACCTGAGCCTCTCCTGTATCCAACACTTCCAGCCCGTCCCCTTTGCGGACTTGAATCTGATGCTCCAACTTTGCTTCTTTTACACGGTGTCGAGCATTTTCCCAGGGACCTTGGTTCACTTCCCCGGCGATCCCCCGGTTCAGTAAACCGCTGCGGGACAGGGCGATCAACAATTGAGCGTGATCCGATCCGATATCCGCCACTACACGCCCTGGCGGAATCCATTCCGCTACCGCGGATAAACGGAGCGACAAGGCACCGGAACCCACTTCCCTCTGTGTACTCATATTCCCCTCCATTTCTCCTTTTCCATTATACCGGATCCTGTCGGCTTGGTTGAAGTTGCATCTCCCCCATCACCGGGAGGTGATCCGACGGGCAACCCGGGGTTTCCACCACCCAACCCCGTACTACTTTTACTTCACGTGAGCAGTAGATTCCATCGATTCGGCGACGGGGACGACGGCAAGGATAGGTGCCGTCTTCCACCCCGGAGAGAACATCGGTGAGACGACACTCCAGAGGAGCCAATGCCACGTGGCCCGGCCCCATATTAAAATCCCCCATCACCACCAGGGGAGGTCCAGGCTCCATCGCCCGTTGTTCCAGGAAGCGGATCTGACTTCGCCGCATCCATGGACTAAATCCCACATGAGTCACCGCCAGCCGCCAAACCGAACCTTCCAATTGAATATGGGCAAGGAGCACACTCCGCGGCTCCAGCCCTTCTCTCGTAAACACGGTGGCAATGTGATCGACCAGTCCTCCTTTGCGGACAAGCAGTGCGTTCCCGTATCCATGGTTGCACCCTTCCCCTCCAATACGGATCGCCGGTGCGAAAGCCGCATCCATATCCAACCGGACAGCGAGGAAATCCACTTGGTCTTCAAAGCTGCTGCGGCGATGGAAACGGACGTCCACTTCGTTCAGCCCAACGGCATCCGGTTGTTGTGCTTGGATGACGTTGGCAATCCGCTCCAAATCCAGACGGCCGTCACATCCCAACCCATGACGAATGTTGTAGCTCATCACTCTCATACGAAAAATCCCCCCTTCAAATGGGAGTATGCAGATCATCTGAAAAAATTGCACCAGACAGGTACCTTTTGTATCTTTCCACGTACGATATGGGCATACGTCTAAACCGCGTGAGGGGAGTAGGATTTCATGCCGGTAGCCAATCAGATTTTCAACGCTAAATTTATGGTGGTGGACACCACAGGTGCTGTCAATATGGGAAATGCCGTAAATGTAGGTCGTTTTTACAATGCGAAGAGTCTTGGGGGATCAGGCCCCGTCGGCGACTTTTCCGCCAATGTACAAGGTGGATTCAACTTTGCGTTTGACCCGGACATTATCGACCAAGTTTGAGAAATCTCAGGGAACCAATCGACGAAAGCCCAGCGAATAATACGCTGGGCTTCATCCCGTTTTGGGACATATTCATCTTATCGTTCCCCTTTAAAGAAAAGCCACCGGTCAAAAAACGGACGCAAATCTTGTCCTGCTGTTTCATTGGCGACACGGATAAAATCTTCCGTCGTGGCTGTTTGAAACTGATACCGGTCATAGTAGGTGTGCAGAATTTCCAACACCTTCTCCTTCCCCAGCTTCTCCACCAGCTCCCACATCATGGCCGCCGGCCGAGTGTACACCATTAAACCGTAGATGGGATCGGAATACTTGTATAGCGATTCAACAGAAGTGACCCCTTTTTCCTTGTGGATTTCATCGGTTCGTTGTGCAGCGCGCATCAATAACTCCCGCTCATCTTCGCCCTTCTCTTCGTGCATATACAACAGCTCGGAAAAAGTGGTCAAGCCTTCGTCCAACCAGGGTTCTTTCACTTGATTGTTTCCTACCACCCCATACCACCACTGGTGGGCCAACTCATGCGCCACAACATTGATTGCAGGCTGCTCTCC encodes:
- a CDS encoding tRNA (adenine(22)-N(1))-methyltransferase; translation: MSTQREVGSGALSLRLSAVAEWIPPGRVVADIGSDHAQLLIALSRSGLLNRGIAGEVNQGPWENARHRVKEAKLEHQIQVRKGDGLEVLDTGEAQVIVIAGMGGPLIASILDRGLQKLERVERLVLQPNSGVVHVRRWLHRHGWKLDGENLVREAGILYEVVTAVPGDPHEPYRKTPLPLDAAFEVGPLLWMERHPLLLDKLEAELEGLNRILSQLESARAPEARSRLESMKQKREEWRRWRQWLQQDGN
- a CDS encoding spore germination protein, yielding MPVANQIFNAKFMVVDTTGAVNMGNAVNVGRFYNAKSLGGSGPVGDFSANVQGGFNFAFDPDIIDQV
- a CDS encoding endonuclease/exonuclease/phosphatase family protein; translation: MRVMSYNIRHGLGCDGRLDLERIANVIQAQQPDAVGLNEVDVRFHRRSSFEDQVDFLAVRLDMDAAFAPAIRIGGEGCNHGYGNALLVRKGGLVDHIATVFTREGLEPRSVLLAHIQLEGSVWRLAVTHVGFSPWMRRSQIRFLEQRAMEPGPPLVVMGDFNMGPGHVALAPLECRLTDVLSGVEDGTYPCRRPRRRIDGIYCSREVKVVRGWVVETPGCPSDHLPVMGEMQLQPSRQDPV